The Rhodothermus marinus DSM 4252 DNA segment GAGGTGCGTTTCGAGCGGATCATGTGCTCGGCGATGAGCTGCCGCATCCGATCCATCTCGATGATCTCGACGCGGCCTTCCTGGGTGCCCGTCACTACCTGCGGGGCCGGACGCGGCGCTGCGGGACGCTCCGGTTTCGGAGGCGCCGCCGGACGGGGCTCGGCAGGACGCGCGGCCGGTTGCTGCACGCGCTGCCGCCGCTGCTCCAGGTACTGGAGCACGTCCTGTTTCGTGACGCGGCCACCGCGCCCGCTGCCCGGGATGGCGGCCAGCTCTTCGGGCGTCAGCCCTTCCTTTTCCGCAATGGAGCGCACCAGCGGCGAGTAGAAGCGGCCGTCCGGTCCCCGGCGCGGGATCGGTCCGGCGGCCGGAGCGCCGTCGCCTGCAGGCGCCGGTTGCGGCGCAGGGGTCGGTGCGGGTTCGGGCTTCGGTTCCGGTGCAGCGGTCGGCTGCGTAGCCGGCTGCTGCGGCACGGCGGCGGCCGGAGCGCCCGTCGCAATGCGGGCCAGGACGGTGCCGACGGCCACCGTCTCGCCCTCCGGCACCAGTATCTCCTTGAGCACCCCCGAAGCCGGCGACGGCACCTCCGTGTCTACCTTGTCCGTACCGATCTCCAGCAACGGCTCGTCCGCCTCCACTCGATCTCCCGGCTGCTTCAACCACGCCACCACCGTCCCCTCCGTAATGCTCTCGCCCATCTTGGGCATGACCACTTCGACGATCTCGCCGCCCGCCTCCGGTGCGGCCTCGGGCTTCGGTTCAGGCTCCGGCGCAGCGGCTTCCGTCTTCGGCGCTTCGGGAGCCGGGGCGGCTTCCGGCGCGGGCGCAGCTGGCTTCGCTTCGGCGGCCGCTTCCGCCTCCGTTTCGATGACGGCCAGGACGGTGCCGACGGCCACCGTCTCGCCCTCCGGCACCAGAATCTCCTTGAGCACCCCCGAAGCCGGCGACGGCACCTCCGTGTCCACCTTGTCCGTGCCAATCTCCAGCAACGGCTCGTCCGCCTCCACCCGATCCCCCGGCTGCTTCAACCACGCCACCACCGTCCCCTCCGTAATGCTCTCGCCCATCTTGGGCATGACCACTTCGACGCGTGCCATGGCTATCTGCAGACTTTTCTGTTCGTTTTTTGCACGTCCGGTAATATAGGCAGCCCTTTCCTCAAATGGAAAAGGTACCTGTTGCTATTCCTCAACAAGAATTCGCGAAGGTGCGCCCACCACCTGCACCGAGTCGATGCCGACGGCCGCCAGCACCGGGACCAGGAGCCGCCGCAGCGCTTCGGCGGCATAGTGGCGGGGCATCGGGCTGTCGGTCAGGTAAGCCTCGGCCTGACGCCGCAGCGCCGCATTGACCTGACGAAGCGCTTCCTGCTCCATACGACGACCGCTACTCCGGTAGAGGCGCGCCCAGCCCACCTGCGTCTCGATTTCCAGCGCCTCGAGCTGTGGCTCGACGGCCTGAACGGCCAGCGGCGGCAGGACCACTTCTACGACCCGATCCGGACGCAACCGGATCATCTCCGGCCGCAGCGCCCGTACATCGAATCCGTAGTGCACGGTGCCGGGCACGCGCACGCGCGCGGTGGTCGTGCCCAGATCGATCCCCAGCCATTCTTTGTGGCTGCTGGCCTCCACGGTGACCATCACCGTGGCCGTCCCCACCACCAGAAACGAAGCGGGCACCTCCTGCTGCACCGTGGTCACGACGCGCCGGCGCACCACTTCCTCCAGCTGCAGGCGCTGCCACCAGCGCCCGAGCCGGTAGCCCGCCCAGAGGCTTCCGGCCAGCAGCAGCCCGATCCCGATCCAGCGCAACCTTTGCATCGAACCGTTCAGCAAAAAACCCGGCGCCTGAAGCAGACGCCGGGTTTGCGTTTCAGGTTCTCCTGCTTCATGCCAGAAGCGGCGCGATCACCAGCGACACCACGGCGATCAGCTTGATCAGGATGTTCAGGCTCGGACCCGAGGTGTCCTTCAGCGGATCGCCCACCGTGTCGCCCACTACGGCCGCCTTGTGGGCGTCGCTGCCCTTGCCGTACTGGACGCCGTCGATCTCCATGCCGGCCTCGATGCGCTTCTTGGCGTTGTCCCAGGCACCTCCGGCGTTGGCCTGGAAAATGGCCAGCAGCACGCCCGAGACCGTCACCCCAGCCAGCAGGCCACCCAGCATGTTCTTGTCGATCAGTCCCACCACCACCGGCGCGGCCACGGCCAGCAGGCCCGGCAGGATCATTTCGCGGATGGCGGCCTTCGTTGAGATGTCCACGCAGCGGGCGTACTCGGCGCGGGCCTTGCCTTCACGAAGCCCCGGGATCTCCCGGAACTGGCGGCCCACCTCTTTGATCATGTCCGAAGCGGCCCGCCCCACGGCGCTCATGGCCAGCGCGCTGAACACGAAGGGCAGCACGGCGCCCAGCAGCACACCGGCCAGGATGTTCGGCTGCGACACGTCGATCGTGGGCACGTGCGCCTGCTGCATGTAGGCGGCAAACAGCGCCAGCGCCGTCAGCGCGGCCGAGCCGATGGCGAAGCCTTTCCCGATGGCGGCCGTCGTGTTGCCCACGGCATCCAGCTTGTCGGTGCGCTCACGCACTTCCGGCGGCAGGTGCGCCATCTCGGCGATCCCCCCGGCATTGTCCGAGATCGGCCCGTAAGCGTCCACGGCCAGCTGGATACCCGTCACCGAGAGCATGCCCAGCGCGGCAATGGCGATGCCGTAGAGCCCGGCCGCCGAGTAGGCCCCGATGATGCCCAGCGCCAGCACCACCGCCGGCAGTCCGGTCGAGAGCATGCCCACGCTCAGGCCGGCGATGATGTTCGTGGCCGCCCCGGTCACGCTCTGGCGGGCGATGACCAGCGTCGGCTTGGTGTGCGTGGACGTGTAGTACTCGGTGATCAGTCCGATCAGCACGCCGGCGGCCAGCCCGATCAGCACGGCCCAGTAGACGCCCGTGGCCGTGTAGTTCGTAAACGGAATGAGCGGGCTTTCGGCCGTCCAGGCATCGGGCAGCATCCACTGAATGATGAAATAGGCGAGCACGGCCATCACGAAGGCGGCGCCGAATTCGCCCTGGTTCAGCGCCTTCTGCGGGTTACCGCCCTCTTTGACCTTCACGAAGAAGGCCCCGATGATCGACACGATGATGCCGACGCCGGCCAGAATCATGGGCAGGAGCACGCCCGCCAGCGGGTGCACCCCGTCCATCTGCTGGAAGACCGGCACGAAGGCGGCGCCCAGCACGATCGTACCGATGATCGAGCCCACGTAGCTCTCGAAAAGGTCGGCGCCCATGCCGGCCACGTCGCCCACGTTGTCGCCCACGTTGTCGGCGATCGTGGCCGGGTTACGCGGGTCGTCTTCGGGAATGCCCTCGTAGACCTTACCGGCCAGGTCGGCGCCCACGTCGGCCGCCTTCGTGTAGATGCCGCCGCCCACGCGGGCAAACAGCGCGATCGAGGAGGCGCCCAGCGAAAAGCCGGAAATGACGTTGATCACTTTCAGGTAATCCCAGGCCAGCCCTTCGGAGTAGAGCAGGAAGAGCAGGCTGAGGCCCAGCAATCCCAGCCCCACCACGCTCAGACCCATGACCAGCCCGCCCGAGAAGGCCACGTTGAGCGCCGGGCCCAGTCCCGTACGGGCGGCGTTCGTCGTGCGCACGTTGGCCCGCGTGGCGACGGTCATGCCGATGAAGCCGGCCGTGGCCGAGCAGACCGCGCCCACCACGAACGAAAGCGCGATCAGCCAGGACGAACCGGGCTGCTGCGCATTGAAAATGGCCAGGAGAACGGCCACGACGATCACGAAAATGCTCAGCACGCTGTACTCGCGCCGGAGAAACGCGCGGGCGCCTTCGGCGATGGCCGCCGCGATCTGCTGCATCTCCGGCGTGCCCGGATCCTGACGGCTGATCCAGCGCGTGCGCAGGAATGCATAGAACAGCGCCAGCAATCCGGCCAGCGGCACGAGGTAGGTTACATACATCTCCATAAGCGTCTCCGTCGGATGGCTTTTCGCTTCGGCATCATGCTAAGTGCCCAACTTACAAAAGTTGGGGCGCCAGAAATTACAATCCTGCATTGTTTTTTGGGGAAAAGTACCCGGCAAGTCCCCGCAAAAAGTGCGTGAAACTTTGCCTACAGCGAATTTTCGACGCGATTGTATCGGTTCATGGCGGCCTCGATGCCCTCGCAGGCAAACGTGACGGCGGCCTGGCAGGCCCGTTCGAGCGCCTCGTCGATCAGCGGCCATTCCTCCCGGGTGAACGGCGAGAGCACGTAGTCGGCCTGGCGGCCGCGTTCGAAGTTGCTGCCGATGCCAATGCGCAGGCGCGGAAAGGCCGTCGTGCCCAGTGCCCGGATGATGTCTTCGACGCCGTTGTGTCCGCCCGCACTACCGCCGGGCCGCAGCCGGATGCGTCCGGGTGGCAGGTGGATGTCGTCGTAGACGACGAGCAACCGCTCCAGGGGAATGCGGTAGTAGCGGACCACCTCGGCCACGGCCGCTCCGCTGCGGTTCATGTACGTGAGCGGCTTCATCAGGCCGGCCGGGCAACCTTCCAGCTGCCCCCATCCCAGCAGCGACGGCCCCTTTTCCGAACGCCAGGCGATGCCGTAGCGCTCGGCCAGCCGATCGACCACCATGAAACCGGCATTGTGCCGGGTGTTCGCGTAGCGGGGTCCCGGGTTGCCCAGCCCGACGATCAGGGCGCGTTCCGCCATGGAATTGTTCGGCCGCCTCAGGCGCTCGTCCCGGTGCCCGCTTCGGCTTCACCTTCCGCGCCTTCCTCTTCCTCAACGCCGCCCAGTTGCGGCGCGGCAATGACCACCACGGTCTGGTCCGGGGCGTCCTCGAACTCCAGCCCTTCGAACTGCAGGTCGCCCACGTGGATCGCGTCGCCGATGTCCAGGTTCGAGACGTCGATGTCGATGTGGGCGGGGATGTCCTTGGGCAGGCAGGTCACCTCCAGCTCGTGCGTCACGATCTGCAGCACACCACCGCGCTGCACGCCGATGGCCGTGCCCACGATCTGCACCGGCACCGTCACGGTGACCTTCTCTTCCGCCCGCAGCACCTGAAAGTCGGCGTGCAGGGGCCGATCGGTCACCGGATGAAACTCCACATCTTTCAGGATGCAGTCCCAGGTCTTCCCGTTGAGCTGGAGCTTCACCAGGTGCGTTTCGGTCGTGTAGATGAGCGGCCGGAGCTTCGATTCGAGCATCTGGAAGGGTATGGGCTCCACGTGGTGGCCGTACAGGATGCAGGGAACCCATCCCTCTCGCCGGATGGCCCGGGCAGCCCGCTTTCCGGTCTCCCGCGGTTTGGCCTCGATGGTAATGGTCGCCATGGTTTCTATCCTACCGGTTTAGCGTTGTTATTCTACAAACAGTGTCGAAACTGACTCGTCCGTGTAGATGCGCCGGATGGCGTCGGCAAAGATTTCGGCCACGCTGACCACCTCGATCTTCTCGGAGGGTCGCTTGAGCGGGATCGTGTCGGTAACCACCAGCTTGGTGAGCACCGACGACTCGATGCGCTCGTAGGCCGGACCGGACAGCAGCGCGTGCGTGCAGGCCGCATAGATCTCCCGGGCGCCGGCCTCGCGAAGCGCCTTTGCGGCGTTGGTCAGTGTGCCGGCCGTATCGACGATATCGTCAATGAGCAGGACGTTCTTGCCTTTGACTTCGCCGATGATGTTGACCACTTCCGCCTCGTTCTGACGGGGGCGGCGCTTGTCGATCAGGGCCAGGTCTGCCTGCAGCCGCTTCGCATAGGAGCGGGCCATTTTGAGCGCGCCCACATCGGGTGCCACCACCACCAGGTTCTGGATGTTGAGCCGCTGCACGTACTCGGCAAAGACGGCCGAGCCGTAGAGGTGATCGACCGGCACGTCGAAAAAGCCCTGAATCTGCGGCGCGTGCAGGTCCATCGTCAGCAGTCGGTCGATGCCCGCCGTCGTAAGCATGTTGGCCATGAGCTTGGCGGCAATCGACACGCGCGGCTGGTCTTTGCGCTCCTGGCGGGCATAGCCGAAGTACGGGATGACGGCCGTGATGCGCGCCGCCGAGGCCCGACGCGCCGCGTCGATCATGAGCAACAGCTCGATCCAGTTCTCGGCGCCGGGATGCGTGCTCTGAATAATGAAGAGGTCGGCGCCACGAATGGATTCTTCGTAGCGGACGTAGATCTCGCCGTCCGAAAAATTCTTGATCGTCACCTGGCCCAGTTCCTGACCGTACGCCTCCGCGATGCGGCGGGCCAGCGCCGGATTCGATCGTCCGGCAAACAGGGCTATGGGGCGCTCGTGCCGGTAGCTCGGTAGCATAGGGCAGGGACGGGCTTGTGTCCGGGTCGCTTGTCTTCAACAAAAAACCTGCACCGCCGGTGCAGGAGACAACCACGCAGCAGGCTGCGCGCTGGTGCTGCCCGGGGAGGATTCGAACCTCCACATACGGCTCCAAAGGCCGCTGTCCTACCGTTAGACGACCGGGCAGTGAAGCGCCGGCGGGCTACGCTTCGGAGAATGTACAAGTTAACCCGCCTCGGGCGGTCCAGTCAACGCCCTGGCGTCCGAAGGGATCCGCTTTTGAAGGGCTTTCACGGGGGCCGACCGTACTTTCGCAGAATCTCCTGCACCCGATCCAGCGGAAGCGCCTCGACCCGTCCCCGGTAGCCTTCCATCGTCTCGGCCCGGAACAGCGCATTGTAGATCGCCTCTTCGGTGGCCTCCACCACGGCCTGGAAAAGCGGCGACATGCGGTCGTTGGACAGCTCCCGGTAGGTGCCCACGCCGGCCCGACGCTCCGGCGTGCGCCGCACCTCGGGCGCGGTAGAGAAGGCGATGGCGTAGTCGCCGGAGCCGTTCGTCATGGGCGAGCCGGTTCGCGCTACGCCCAGAAACGCGCGTCGGGCCAGCCGCGTCAGGTTCCGGTCCGAAAGTGGCGCGTCGGTGGCGATCACGATCATGATGGAGCCGTCAGCCGACGTGTCCTCGACCACCTCTTTCAGGTAATAGCGGCCCAGTTCCTGGCCCACCGGGACGCCCAGGATGTGCAGGATCCCGCCGAAGTTCGCCTGCACGAGCACGCCCACCGTATAGCCGCCCAACGCCTCGGGCAACACGCGCGAACTGGTGCCGATGCCACCCTTCCAGCCGAAGGCGATCGTGCCGGTGCCCGCGCCCACGTTGCCCTCGGGTACCGGGCCGTCGCTGGCCTGCTCGATGGCCTGCAGGATGTGCTCGGCGCGCAGCACCCGCGCCCGGATGTTGTTCAGAAAGCCGTCGTTCGTCTCGCCCACCACCGGATTGACCGAGCGCACGGTTTCGTTGCCGGGCTGGCGGAGCGTCCAGGTCAGAATCGCCTCGGCCGCCTGCGGCACCGAAAGCGTGTTGGTCAGCACGATGGGCGTTTCGATCTCGCCCAGTTCGATGACCTGCGTGCTGCCCATGAGCTTGCCGAACCCGTTGCCCACGGCAATGCCGGCTGGCACTTTCTCCTGAAACACGTTACCGCCGTGCGGCAGGATGGCCGTGGCGCCCGTACGCACCGAATCGCCCAGGATCAGCGTGACGTGCCCCACCCGCACGCCGGGCACGTCGGTGATCGCGTTCAGCGGACCGGGCCGGAAAATACCCGGCGCGATGCCCAGCTCACGGGCCCGGGGGCGTTCGGACGGCTGCCCCTGTGCCCCCATAGCCCAGCTCAGCAGCAACACACCGCAAACCACTTTGCAGAGGGATCGTTTGACGAAGTGCCTTCCGATTGAATATACTCGCATCGTTTGCCCCACAGTCTTTGTCGGAGGTTCTGTATGAAAGATAAAGTCATCGGCGTGATCGGTGGGATGGGCCCCTACGCGGGGCTGGAACTGGTCCGCCACATCTTCGACCAGACCCTCGCCGCTTCCGATCAGGAGCACCTGCCCGTCGTGCTGTTTTCGATGGGCGACCGCGTGCCCGATCGGAGCGCGTTTCTTTTTGGCAAAACGTCCGAAAACCCGGCCTACGCCATTGCCGAGCAGATCCGGATGGCCGAGTCGGTCGGGGCCGTCGTCGTCGGAATCCCCTGCAACACGGCCCATGCGCCGAGCATCTTCAACGTCATGCTGGAGGAGCTGGCCCGCACGGGCAGCCGCGTGCGCGTGCTGCACCTGATCGAGGAAACCGTCCGTTTTTTGCGCGAACACTACCCGGACGTCAAGCGCGTGGGCGTCCTCTCGACGCTGGCCACCTACCGGCTCGGGCTCTACCGGAAAGCCCTGGAAGCCGCCGGCTACGAAGCGGTGATCGCCGACGAAAGCGTGCAGGAGACCATCGTCAACCGGGCCATCTTCGATCCCTCCTACGGCATCAAAGCCCAGAGCCATCCGGTCTCCAAGATCGCACGCCAGAGCGTACTGACAGGCATCGAGCACCTGCGCCAGAAAGGCGTCGAGGCGGTCGTGCTGGGCTGCACCGAACTGCCGCTGGCCGTACCTGAACCGGAGGTGGATGGGATCCCGATCATCGACCCTTCGCTGGCGCTGGCCCGCGCCCTGATCCGAGAAACCTACCCGGAACAGCTCAAACCGCTCTGAAGCCCGCCATGCCCTTGCCCGAAGCACTCCGGAACGTGCGCGCGTTCGTGTTCGACCTGGACGGCACGCTCTACCAGGGTGAGCAGGCGCTGCCCGGAGCCGTCGAAGCCATCCGTGCGCTGCAACAGGCCGGCTATGCGGTGTGCTTCGCCACGAACACCACCTCGAAAAGCCGCCGCCAGCTCGTCGAAAAACTCCGGCGGCTGGGCTTCGAGGCGTCGGCCGACCGGGTGTTCAGCCCGCCCGCCCTGGCCGGTGCCTTCCTCCGCGCGCAGGGCGCCTCGGCCTACCTGCTGGTGCCGGAGGCCACGCTGGAGGACTTCGCGGGCGTCCGGCCGGACGAAACCCACCCGGACTATGTCGTGGTGGGCGATCTGGGTCCGGCCTGGACCTTCGAGCGACTCAACCGTGCGTTTCGTCTGATTCAGGAACACGGCGCCCGCCTGATCGGCCTGGGCCGCACGCGCTACTGGCAGACCGACGCCGGGCTTCAGCTCGATGCCGGACCGTTTATCGCCGCGCTCGAATATGCCACGGGGCGCGAGGCGATCATCTTCGGCAAGCCGGACCGGCGCTTCTTCGAGCAGATCTGCGCGGCGCTGGCGCCGCCGCCCGGGCAGGTGGCCATGGTCGGCGACGACATCCGCACCGACGTCGAGGCGGCCATGCAGGCGGGGCTGCGTGGCGTGCTCGTCCGCACCGGTAAATTCCGCCCGTCCGATCTTGAAGGGCCGGTGCGGCCCGAGGTGGTGCTCGATTCGGTGGCCGATCTGCGCCCGTAGCGCTACGCGACGCCGACGGCCGCGATGGCTTCCAGCACGGCCGCGTGCAGCCGGCCGTTGGAGACCACCACGCCCCGGTTTTTGGCCAGCGTCGGCCCCAGGTCGAAGCGCAGCGGCCGGCCATGAATATCTGTCACGCGCCCGCCCGCCTCGGTTACGATCAGCACGCCGGCCGCGTGGTCCCACACCTTTTCGACGTAACCGGGCCGCGTGGGCAGCCGCAGGTACAGGTCGGCCTCGCCCCGTGCCACCATGGCGTACTTGGCCTGGCTGTCGAGCCGCCGGGGTGGCAACGTGATGCCCAGCCGTCGGGCCACCTCGGCCGCCGCGTCGTGCGCGCTGTGGGCCGACTCGAACGACTCGCAGAAGCGCGCCTGCGCGGGATCGGCCGTCGCGCTCACCTGAACGCGCACGGGCTCTCCTTCGCCCTCCAGCGGCCAGGCCAGGGCGCCTTCGCCCCGTACGGCCGTGAAGACCACGCCCCGGGGTGCGTCCGCGCCGGGCGTAAGCGGCAGGTTTGGACAGGCCAGCGCGGCCACCTGCACCTGTCCCTCCACGACGAGCGCCAGCGCAATGGCGTACTGGTCGCCGCGCAGGAAGCCTTTGGTGCCGTCGATCGGATCCAGCGTCCAGAAGCGCGGGCGGTAGGCCGTCAGATTGCCGCGGTCGATCCAGGCGCATACCGCTTCAGCCGTGGCTTCGGGCACCAGGCGCCGTACCTCGGCCACGACGCGGTCCAGCAGCGCCGCCTGCGCGGGCTCCCGCAGCGCCGCGCTGTCCTCTTCGGCCATGACCGGATCGTCCGGAAACGCCTCGGCCAGCCGCCTGCAGATGAGTGCCTGGCTGCCGAAGTCGGCCACCGTGACCGGACTCCGGTCTTTTTTCTCCAGCACATCGGGCCCGATGGCCGCCTGGATGTTGCGGCACAGCACGGCCGCCTCGCGTACGGCCGCCAGCGCCACCTCGTGTTCTGCCGTGAACATGCGATCCATGAGACTGGCTCAGAAAAAAACGCCGGGATGCGACAAGATACGCACCCCGGCGCCCGGTTGCTGTGAACCACGTGTCAACTATCTCGCCCCTGCATGATGTGCGCGCGTTCTGGTTAGCAGATACTCTATTGCGAAAGGCTGTCTACCACCGTTACAAAGAAACCTCCGCCCACCGGCTCGGCCGCCATGTCCAGACGTACAATCAACACCGAAAGCATGTACTCCCCCGGCTCCACATCCACCTTCCACCGAAACACGGCACGTCATAGGTGCCAACCGCCCGCTTCGGCAATTTCCAAGAGTACTCCCACCGGTAATTCCACCACGCTACGTGAGGGGTCATGTCCTGATCGGGACACTCCCTGGGACGGAACATGCCGTAGTGCACCACCAGCAGCGAGGTTTCTCCTCCACACGCATCGGGTTGGCACCACCCAGACCATATCGATCTCCGTTGCCAGCGGATCCGGACGACCGCATGCTCTGTGCTAAAGTCCGCAGTTTGCTCATATGCGCCTCAAACCTCTGCCGACCCTTCCGAGGCATGCAGTAGATCCCAGAAGCCTCGAGGGTCAAGAATACGAGGTCGCTCTACAAGGCCAGCGAGATCAAGCAGCTCACGATCTCCGGTCACCAGCACATCGGCATCCCCCGCAATCGCTGCTGCCAGCACCCTGCGGTCGTTTGCATCCAGCGGCAGGTCCGGCAATGCTTCCGGCGCGGAGACCACCGTATAGCCCCGAAGCAATGCCTCGACCTTTTGCACCGCTTCTTCTGAAACGTCGAACTTCTCCCGCAGCACGCGCCGCAATTCTTCAAGCACGACCTCTGCCACGATCAGTTCGTGTCGGGTAAGTACCAGACGCACCAGGTCGGCGCATAGTCCCCGGGTTGCCAGCGCGCTGACCAGTACGTTTGTGTCGAGGAAGACTTTCACGA contains these protein-coding regions:
- a CDS encoding ribose-phosphate diphosphokinase — encoded protein: MLPSYRHERPIALFAGRSNPALARRIAEAYGQELGQVTIKNFSDGEIYVRYEESIRGADLFIIQSTHPGAENWIELLLMIDAARRASAARITAVIPYFGYARQERKDQPRVSIAAKLMANMLTTAGIDRLLTMDLHAPQIQGFFDVPVDHLYGSAVFAEYVQRLNIQNLVVVAPDVGALKMARSYAKRLQADLALIDKRRPRQNEAEVVNIIGEVKGKNVLLIDDIVDTAGTLTNAAKALREAGAREIYAACTHALLSGPAYERIESSVLTKLVVTDTIPLKRPSEKIEVVSVAEIFADAIRRIYTDESVSTLFVE
- a CDS encoding aspartate/glutamate racemase family protein, which gives rise to MKDKVIGVIGGMGPYAGLELVRHIFDQTLAASDQEHLPVVLFSMGDRVPDRSAFLFGKTSENPAYAIAEQIRMAESVGAVVVGIPCNTAHAPSIFNVMLEELARTGSRVRVLHLIEETVRFLREHYPDVKRVGVLSTLATYRLGLYRKALEAAGYEAVIADESVQETIVNRAIFDPSYGIKAQSHPVSKIARQSVLTGIEHLRQKGVEAVVLGCTELPLAVPEPEVDGIPIIDPSLALARALIRETYPEQLKPL
- a CDS encoding 3'(2'),5'-bisphosphate nucleotidase — encoded protein: MDRMFTAEHEVALAAVREAAVLCRNIQAAIGPDVLEKKDRSPVTVADFGSQALICRRLAEAFPDDPVMAEEDSAALREPAQAALLDRVVAEVRRLVPEATAEAVCAWIDRGNLTAYRPRFWTLDPIDGTKGFLRGDQYAIALALVVEGQVQVAALACPNLPLTPGADAPRGVVFTAVRGEGALAWPLEGEGEPVRVQVSATADPAQARFCESFESAHSAHDAAAEVARRLGITLPPRRLDSQAKYAMVARGEADLYLRLPTRPGYVEKVWDHAAGVLIVTEAGGRVTDIHGRPLRFDLGPTLAKNRGVVVSNGRLHAAVLEAIAAVGVA
- a CDS encoding sodium-translocating pyrophosphatase, which translates into the protein MEMYVTYLVPLAGLLALFYAFLRTRWISRQDPGTPEMQQIAAAIAEGARAFLRREYSVLSIFVIVVAVLLAIFNAQQPGSSWLIALSFVVGAVCSATAGFIGMTVATRANVRTTNAARTGLGPALNVAFSGGLVMGLSVVGLGLLGLSLLFLLYSEGLAWDYLKVINVISGFSLGASSIALFARVGGGIYTKAADVGADLAGKVYEGIPEDDPRNPATIADNVGDNVGDVAGMGADLFESYVGSIIGTIVLGAAFVPVFQQMDGVHPLAGVLLPMILAGVGIIVSIIGAFFVKVKEGGNPQKALNQGEFGAAFVMAVLAYFIIQWMLPDAWTAESPLIPFTNYTATGVYWAVLIGLAAGVLIGLITEYYTSTHTKPTLVIARQSVTGAATNIIAGLSVGMLSTGLPAVVLALGIIGAYSAAGLYGIAIAALGMLSVTGIQLAVDAYGPISDNAGGIAEMAHLPPEVRERTDKLDAVGNTTAAIGKGFAIGSAALTALALFAAYMQQAHVPTIDVSQPNILAGVLLGAVLPFVFSALAMSAVGRAASDMIKEVGRQFREIPGLREGKARAEYARCVDISTKAAIREMILPGLLAVAAPVVVGLIDKNMLGGLLAGVTVSGVLLAIFQANAGGAWDNAKKRIEAGMEIDGVQYGKGSDAHKAAVVGDTVGDPLKDTSGPSLNILIKLIAVVSLVIAPLLA
- the sucB gene encoding 2-oxoglutarate dehydrogenase, E2 component, dihydrolipoamide succinyltransferase, encoding MARVEVVMPKMGESITEGTVVAWLKQPGDRVEADEPLLEIGTDKVDTEVPSPASGVLKEILVPEGETVAVGTVLAVIETEAEAAAEAKPAAPAPEAAPAPEAPKTEAAAPEPEPKPEAAPEAGGEIVEVVMPKMGESITEGTVVAWLKQPGDRVEADEPLLEIGTDKVDTEVPSPASGVLKEILVPEGETVAVGTVLARIATGAPAAAVPQQPATQPTAAPEPKPEPAPTPAPQPAPAGDGAPAAGPIPRRGPDGRFYSPLVRSIAEKEGLTPEELAAIPGSGRGGRVTKQDVLQYLEQRRQRVQQPAARPAEPRPAAPPKPERPAAPRPAPQVVTGTQEGRVEIIEMDRMRQLIAEHMIRSKRTSAHVTSFAEVDVTNLVRVRERNKERFEQREGVRLTYLPFFVQAVVEALKEHPLLNASVEGTRIIVKKDYHIGIAVALGTTGLVVPVIRDAGQKNLVGLAHAIADLVQRARNKQLQPDELQGGTFTITNVGSLGSLMGTPIINQPQVAILATGAIKKRPVVIEHPELGDVIAIRHMMYLSLSYDHRIIDGAMAASFLRKVTEGLESIDPNLEL
- the pth gene encoding aminoacyl-tRNA hydrolase, producing the protein MAERALIVGLGNPGPRYANTRHNAGFMVVDRLAERYGIAWRSEKGPSLLGWGQLEGCPAGLMKPLTYMNRSGAAVAEVVRYYRIPLERLLVVYDDIHLPPGRIRLRPGGSAGGHNGVEDIIRALGTTAFPRLRIGIGSNFERGRQADYVLSPFTREEWPLIDEALERACQAAVTFACEGIEAAMNRYNRVENSL
- a CDS encoding P1 family peptidase; this translates as MGAQGQPSERPRARELGIAPGIFRPGPLNAITDVPGVRVGHVTLILGDSVRTGATAILPHGGNVFQEKVPAGIAVGNGFGKLMGSTQVIELGEIETPIVLTNTLSVPQAAEAILTWTLRQPGNETVRSVNPVVGETNDGFLNNIRARVLRAEHILQAIEQASDGPVPEGNVGAGTGTIAFGWKGGIGTSSRVLPEALGGYTVGVLVQANFGGILHILGVPVGQELGRYYLKEVVEDTSADGSIMIVIATDAPLSDRNLTRLARRAFLGVARTGSPMTNGSGDYAIAFSTAPEVRRTPERRAGVGTYRELSNDRMSPLFQAVVEATEEAIYNALFRAETMEGYRGRVEALPLDRVQEILRKYGRPP
- a CDS encoding 50S ribosomal protein L25/general stress protein Ctc codes for the protein MATITIEAKPRETGKRAARAIRREGWVPCILYGHHVEPIPFQMLESKLRPLIYTTETHLVKLQLNGKTWDCILKDVEFHPVTDRPLHADFQVLRAEEKVTVTVPVQIVGTAIGVQRGGVLQIVTHELEVTCLPKDIPAHIDIDVSNLDIGDAIHVGDLQFEGLEFEDAPDQTVVVIAAPQLGGVEEEEGAEGEAEAGTGTSA
- a CDS encoding DUF4230 domain-containing protein, which encodes MQRLRWIGIGLLLAGSLWAGYRLGRWWQRLQLEEVVRRRVVTTVQQEVPASFLVVGTATVMVTVEASSHKEWLGIDLGTTTARVRVPGTVHYGFDVRALRPEMIRLRPDRVVEVVLPPLAVQAVEPQLEALEIETQVGWARLYRSSGRRMEQEALRQVNAALRRQAEAYLTDSPMPRHYAAEALRRLLVPVLAAVGIDSVQVVGAPSRILVEE
- a CDS encoding TIGR01458 family HAD-type hydrolase → MPLPEALRNVRAFVFDLDGTLYQGEQALPGAVEAIRALQQAGYAVCFATNTTSKSRRQLVEKLRRLGFEASADRVFSPPALAGAFLRAQGASAYLLVPEATLEDFAGVRPDETHPDYVVVGDLGPAWTFERLNRAFRLIQEHGARLIGLGRTRYWQTDAGLQLDAGPFIAALEYATGREAIIFGKPDRRFFEQICAALAPPPGQVAMVGDDIRTDVEAAMQAGLRGVLVRTGKFRPSDLEGPVRPEVVLDSVADLRP
- a CDS encoding putative toxin-antitoxin system toxin component, PIN family, with the translated sequence MKVFLDTNVLVSALATRGLCADLVRLVLTRHELIVAEVVLEELRRVLREKFDVSEEAVQKVEALLRGYTVVSAPEALPDLPLDANDRRVLAAAIAGDADVLVTGDRELLDLAGLVERPRILDPRGFWDLLHASEGSAEV